From a region of the bacterium (Candidatus Blackallbacteria) CG13_big_fil_rev_8_21_14_2_50_49_14 genome:
- the mscL gene encoding large conductance mechanosensitive channel protein MscL (forms homopentamer; channel that opens in response to pressure or hypoosmotic shock): protein MGFIQEFKEFAVKGNVIDLAVGVIIGGAFGKITTSLVSDVLMPPLGLITGGIKFTEIKIPLKAAVLDAAGKVTAEAVTLNVGNFIQNVFDFTLMALAVFVMVKMINNLKKKEEEAPAAPPAPPEPSREEILLTEIRDALLKQKA from the coding sequence ATGGGGTTTATTCAAGAATTTAAAGAGTTTGCCGTCAAAGGCAATGTCATCGATCTGGCTGTAGGTGTCATTATTGGGGGTGCCTTCGGTAAAATCACCACCTCACTGGTTTCAGATGTACTGATGCCTCCCTTGGGTTTAATCACAGGAGGCATTAAATTTACAGAAATTAAAATTCCGCTTAAAGCAGCCGTTTTAGATGCCGCAGGCAAAGTAACGGCTGAAGCTGTCACCCTCAACGTGGGCAACTTTATCCAAAATGTCTTCGACTTTACCCTCATGGCCCTCGCCGTTTTTGTGATGGTAAAAATGATCAACAACCTGAAAAAGAAAGAGGAAGAAGCACCCGCTGCTCCTCCAGCGCCCCCAGAACCCAGCCGCGAAGAGATTTTATTGACCGAAATTCGCGATGCTCTCTTAAAACAAAAAGCGTAA